A stretch of Leisingera sp. S132 DNA encodes these proteins:
- a CDS encoding phage tail tape measure protein has translation MTDSSSMAELELQGEALGEALDGASGMAAAFAEVLGRVKEGFSETGRDAQILDRSLSKGLRRAFDGLVFDGDSLSEAMETLRNSMIRTTYNAAMKPVTNHVGGLISDGFGSLIGNLLPFANGAAFSQGKVMPFAKGGIVTSPTTFPLRGATGLMGEAGPEAILPLTRGADGSLGVRSQGGGAVNVVMNVSTPDVKGFERSRSQIAAQLSRALSRGGRNR, from the coding sequence ATGACTGACTCATCTTCGATGGCAGAACTGGAATTGCAGGGCGAGGCTTTGGGAGAAGCGCTGGACGGTGCCTCTGGAATGGCCGCGGCCTTTGCAGAAGTGCTGGGGCGGGTCAAGGAGGGGTTTTCCGAGACCGGCCGCGATGCCCAGATCCTGGACCGCAGCCTTTCCAAGGGTTTGCGCCGCGCCTTTGACGGGTTGGTGTTCGACGGCGACAGCCTGTCAGAGGCGATGGAGACGCTGAGGAACAGCATGATCCGCACCACCTATAACGCGGCGATGAAACCGGTCACCAATCATGTGGGCGGACTGATATCCGACGGGTTCGGCAGTCTGATCGGCAACCTGCTGCCCTTCGCCAATGGCGCCGCCTTCAGCCAGGGCAAGGTGATGCCCTTTGCCAAGGGCGGCATTGTTACCAGCCCCACAACCTTCCCGCTGCGCGGCGCGACCGGGCTGATGGGGGAAGCGGGGCCGGAGGCGATCCTGCCGCTCACCCGCGGGGCCGATGGCTCGCTGGGGGTGCGCAGCCAGGGCGGCGGGGCTGTGAATGTGGTGATGAATGTCTCCACCCCGGACGTGAAAGGCTTTGAACGCAGCCGCAGCCAGATCGCCGCGCAGCTGTCGCGGGCGCTGTCCCGTGGCGGACGCAACCGTTAA
- a CDS encoding rcc01693 family protein has translation MSALDWPALMRAGMAGLKLLPRDFWQLTPAELRLMLGDPVSPQPLGRDRLSALMAAFPDTAGAKNKETTDD, from the coding sequence ATGAGTGCGCTCGACTGGCCCGCGCTGATGCGCGCCGGGATGGCGGGGCTGAAACTGCTGCCGCGCGACTTCTGGCAGCTGACGCCTGCCGAGCTGCGGCTGATGCTGGGCGATCCGGTTTCGCCGCAGCCGCTGGGCCGCGACCGGCTTTCGGCCTTGATGGCGGCCTTCCCGGACACCGCCGGCGCGAAGAACAAGGAGACAACGGATGACTGA
- a CDS encoding gene transfer agent family protein has protein sequence MVNPHAGEAELLVNGSHYALKLTLGALAGLEAALEEGTLVDLVQRFEQGRFSARDVLALLAAGLQGGGYDLSREDLAAAAIGGGPMQAARVAAELLVRSFAVPDSP, from the coding sequence ATGGTGAACCCGCATGCAGGTGAGGCAGAATTGCTTGTGAATGGAAGCCATTACGCGCTGAAGCTGACGCTGGGCGCACTGGCGGGGCTTGAGGCCGCGCTGGAGGAAGGCACGCTGGTGGACCTGGTGCAGAGGTTCGAACAGGGCCGGTTTTCCGCCCGCGACGTGCTGGCGCTGCTGGCCGCAGGATTGCAGGGCGGCGGGTATGATCTCAGCCGCGAGGACCTAGCCGCGGCCGCCATTGGCGGCGGCCCGATGCAGGCGGCGCGGGTGGCAGCGGAACTGCTGGTACGCAGCTTTGCCGTGCCGGACAGCCCATGA
- a CDS encoding phage major tail protein, TP901-1 family — translation MKVQNGKDLLVKVDMNGAGLFETIAGLRATRISFNAESVDVTSLESQGGWRELLAGAGVRSASISGSGIFRDEATDERARQLFFDGLTPEFQVIIPDFGIVQGPFQVTALEYAGSHNGEATYELSLASAGQLSFAAV, via the coding sequence ATGAAAGTTCAAAACGGCAAGGACCTCTTGGTCAAAGTGGACATGAACGGCGCAGGCCTTTTTGAGACCATCGCCGGCTTGCGCGCCACAAGGATCAGCTTCAACGCTGAAAGCGTCGATGTGACCAGCCTCGAAAGCCAGGGCGGCTGGCGCGAATTGCTGGCAGGCGCCGGTGTGCGCTCCGCCAGCATCTCCGGCTCCGGCATCTTTAGGGATGAGGCGACCGACGAACGCGCCCGGCAGCTGTTCTTTGACGGGCTCACGCCGGAGTTCCAGGTGATCATCCCCGACTTCGGCATCGTGCAGGGGCCGTTCCAGGTCACAGCACTTGAATACGCCGGCAGCCACAATGGCGAGGCGACCTATGAACTGTCGCTCGCCAGCGCCGGCCAGCTCAGCTTTGCGGCGGTTTGA